The window CCGGAAAAAATATTCAGTGCGTACGTTTAGTACATTTGCCATTTTCAGCAGATTGTTTGACGACGGCATATTGATGCCGTGTTCATACTTCTTTATTGCATTGGCAGACACGCCAACCTCTTCAGCGAGTTTACTCATGGAAAGCCCAGCTGCCTTACGTGCGCGCTGCAAACGTTGAGCAAACATATCAGTCCTCCGTGTTTGTTCTGAGATGGGTTTACATATTATAACTTAATATCGGTTATATAAACCCACTTGCGCGAAAGCCGTAAATTGAAATTAGGGAGTAATGCAATGAGTAGAAAAGGTCAACATGTCGTTCCTAGAGGTGATAAATGGGCAGTTCGCAAGACTGTTTCTGATCGAGTAACACGGAACTTTGATACTCAGCGAGAAGCTATAAAAGTCGCACGTGAGTTCGCTCGGAATCAGAAAACAGAACTTTACATCCACGGGCGTGATGGCCGAATTCGCGAACGTGATTCCTATGGAGATGATCCGTTTCCACCACCAGGATGAATGAATTGTGGTCGATGCTAAATTTAATCAGAATGTCTTTAAAAATTGTCCAATCGACCCTGACTACAAACCCATTATGTAGGCAGTTCTTTTCTGCAGCCTCTTTCGATTCGAATTCAAACTGCATCACTGAGATTCTCAACGGTTGGCGTTCTATTGCCGGTGATTCGGCTTTGAGATTAGGGCAATACTTTGGAACTTCTGGAGAGTTTTGGCTCAACCTCCAAAACTCTGCGAATTGCGCTTAGCACAGGAAAAAACGGAGCAGAATTTATGAACAGGTCACAAAGTGCGCGTGACATGGTCAAATCTTGCTCAACTTGTCGGAATTGAGGCCACGGTGCTCGATTGCGCCACTGCTGAATGAAATATATCGGAATCAATAGTCTGTCGCTAATTTTTGGTTAATGACGAGTTTCCATTTGGAATTCACTTCATTTTTCAGTGCGAATTCGTTGGGTAGATCTGAAATGGAAGGATCAAGTGGTTTAAGCGATTTAGCGCGACTAACAAACGGCAAAAGTGCAGCCGCTTGGTCATGATGACCCATGTTATCCAGTAGATAGCCCAGTCGTCGTAATGTTGTATTTTCATTAGCTGTTGCAAGTGCAGATAGATTGATTGAGTCAGCGCTTCCACCAATATCCTTTACAATCTGGGCAACATAATCTAGTCCTGCAGTCTTTCGAAAATATCGGGAGCAGTCAAATAATGTAAGTTCTACGCCGGCAACCTTGGCAAACCCTGATGAACTTTTCATCTGAACTAACCATTCGGGTTTATTCACATATTTAAATCGACGAGGGGACTGGAAAATAAACTGGACTTTATGTCGTCCGATCTGGATTGGACGCAATTGCCTCGGTGCAATTACTTGAAATACCATGCTAGCTTGGTGTGAGGCACCGTGATACTCTGCTGCTCGCAATGTATAGGCTTTTATTTGGCGTGCTGACGCACATCAAATAAAAGCCTATACATTATCAATCAATAATCCGAATTCTCAATCATCCTATTTGTCTCCCGATATCCGTTACCTGTTAATTTCAGAAAATCAGCGAGAGCAGTTTATTGGTTTCAAGTTCTACGAAAATGTAGACTATAAGTGGCTTTATAAGGATTTTGTTAAACTCAATCTCGGTTTGACGATAACCTATAATAGTCACTATGAAAAAGCATAATAAAAGAAAGATAAACCACTTATATCAAATTCTTCCTGAAGGATTTATCGCGGATGCAAAGTGGTTGACCGCCGCTGGCTATCCGAGTTCACTACGCAACCGATACATAGAAAGTGGCTGGTTGCTGCCGGTAGTTCGCGGCGTTTTCCGAAGACCGTTGTATCGTCTAGGTACCAAGGAGACGATCGCCCCATTGAGCTGGCAACATATAGTGGCTTCCCTCCAATTGGTGATGAGGTTGCCGGTCGCAGTTGGTGGACGTACAGCGCTTGAACTTAGTGGTTACGCTCATTATGTTTCAGATTCAGCACCAAGAGAAGTGCATATTTACAGCGACATAGGAACTCCTGGGTGGCTCAATAAAATCCAGCTAGACACTACTTTCGTATTTCATAACGCAAATAAGCTTTTTCCCAAAGTTCCAATATTCAGCGAACTGGAAAAGATTGGTACCGAGCCTCCATATGGAGAATCAAAATTGCCAAACGAAGCAAGTAGTTTAACTTGGTTCAACTTTGGTACAGGGAATTGGCCTATCTTTGTCTCTACACCAGAGCGAGCCGTATTAGAGGTTTTAGATGAGCTTCC of the Acidiferrobacterales bacterium genome contains:
- a CDS encoding type IV toxin-antitoxin system AbiEi family antitoxin domain-containing protein, which codes for MKKHNKRKINHLYQILPEGFIADAKWLTAAGYPSSLRNRYIESGWLLPVVRGVFRRPLYRLGTKETIAPLSWQHIVASLQLVMRLPVAVGGRTALELSGYAHYVSDSAPREVHIYSDIGTPGWLNKIQLDTTFVFHNANKLFPKVPIFSELEKIGTEPPYGESKLPNEASSLTWFNFGTGNWPIFVSTPERAVLEVLDELPDRETFEQVNMLMDSLVDISPSRMGHVLRECRSIKVKRLFFWFVEQHNHLWLERLDRDGVELGSGKRMLIKGGRMDPKYLITVPRGIEDRG
- a CDS encoding DUF2188 domain-containing protein, translated to MSRKGQHVVPRGDKWAVRKTVSDRVTRNFDTQREAIKVAREFARNQKTELYIHGRDGRIRERDSYGDDPFPPPG